The proteins below come from a single Methylobacterium radiotolerans JCM 2831 genomic window:
- a CDS encoding hemagluttinin domain-containing protein: protein MPIYTAAETKTGHEQIQCGIFWVVQAFMLDDPYFFLDTNMNMLKGVAGGLFALVMIAALPAEAADPVTNNGTGNTVQGSPGTNVYGSYNSITDRSPNQDSASSDQAFVGGNRNTIQTGAMTVTVGNNNTNLGPANAGGGIIVGNSNAITNSGNGVIIGNGSRADGDNSTVIGTNGSATNGGTAIGNGSTASSADEVSIGSSGNERRLTNVAAGTNATDAANVQQMNAGDAATLGSAKSYTDQSISSEAAARSAGDAATLSNAKGYTDQAVSNEAAARNAGDQATLYNAKNYTDQSVNNEANARSNGDAATLYSANQYSDQAVSNEAAARSAGDAATLRSANVYSDQAVSNEAAARSAGDAATLQSATIYADQVVSNEATAREAGDAATLASANTYTDTSVQAEAVARQAGDAATLRSANTYTDTSVQAEAVARQAGDAATLASANTYTDTSVQAEAVAREAGDAAMLRSANIHTDTSVQAEAVARQAGDAATLASANTYTDTSVQAEAVAREAGDAATLRSANTYTDKSVQAEAIAREAGDAATLTSANAFTTSAVRSEAILRAEGDARTLSAANAYTDTRFTDLSDRFTDYQRKTDRELSGLNDRMNRHSAMTSAMMQMAMNGASGDSERGRLSAGVGWASREEAISIGYAKRIGRISLSIGGALSGDQTTAGVGFGVDL, encoded by the coding sequence ATGCCAATCTATACAGCCGCCGAAACCAAGACGGGCCATGAACAGATCCAATGTGGTATATTTTGGGTTGTCCAAGCATTCATGTTGGACGATCCCTATTTCTTCTTGGATACGAATATGAACATGCTGAAAGGCGTGGCAGGGGGGCTTTTTGCACTGGTGATGATCGCGGCGCTTCCGGCGGAAGCGGCCGATCCGGTGACGAACAACGGCACTGGCAACACCGTGCAGGGTTCGCCTGGCACGAATGTTTACGGCTCGTACAACAGCATTACCGATCGGAGCCCCAATCAAGACTCCGCGAGTAGCGATCAAGCGTTTGTCGGCGGCAATCGAAATACGATCCAGACCGGCGCCATGACCGTTACGGTTGGCAACAACAACACCAATTTGGGGCCGGCGAATGCAGGTGGAGGAATCATCGTAGGCAACAGCAATGCCATTACCAATTCCGGTAATGGCGTCATCATTGGCAACGGCTCGCGGGCAGATGGTGACAACAGCACGGTGATCGGCACCAACGGATCGGCGACGAACGGCGGCACCGCGATTGGCAACGGCTCGACGGCATCTAGTGCCGATGAGGTGTCGATTGGCAGCTCGGGTAACGAGCGTCGATTGACCAATGTCGCGGCTGGTACGAACGCCACCGATGCGGCGAACGTCCAGCAGATGAACGCCGGCGATGCAGCTACGCTTGGTAGTGCCAAGTCGTACACCGATCAGTCGATTAGCAGCGAGGCAGCGGCGCGCAGTGCCGGCGACGCGGCCACACTCAGCAACGCGAAAGGTTATACCGATCAAGCAGTGAGCAACGAGGCGGCCGCACGCAATGCGGGCGATCAGGCCACGCTGTATAACGCCAAGAATTACACGGACCAGTCCGTGAACAACGAAGCGAACGCGCGCAGCAACGGTGATGCTGCAACGCTTTACAGCGCCAACCAATACTCCGATCAGGCGGTTAGCAATGAGGCGGCGGCGCGTAGCGCCGGCGACGCGGCGACACTGCGGAGCGCCAATGTGTACTCCGATCAGGCGGTGAGCAACGAGGCGGCGGCGCGTAGCGCCGGCGACGCGGCGACACTCCAAAGCGCCACCATCTACGCCGACCAGGTCGTAAGCAATGAGGCGACCGCGCGTGAGGCAGGTGATGCCGCGACGTTGGCGAGCGCCAACACCTACACCGACACGTCCGTGCAGGCCGAGGCCGTGGCGCGCCAGGCAGGCGACGCCGCCACGCTGCGCAGTGCCAACACTTACACCGACACGTCGGTGCAGGCTGAGGCCGTGGCGCGCCAGGCGGGAGACGCCGCGACGTTGGCGAGCGCCAACACCTACACCGACACGTCCGTGCAGGCTGAAGCCGTGGCGCGCGAAGCGGGCGACGCCGCCATGCTGCGCAGTGCAAACATCCACACCGACACGTCTGTGCAGGCTGAGGCCGTGGCGCGCCAGGCGGGGGATGCCGCGACGTTGGCGAGCGCCAACACCTACACCGACACGTCGGTGCAGGCCGAGGCCGTGGCGCGCGAGGCAGGCGACGCGGCCACACTGCGCAGTGCTAACACCTACACCGACAAGTCGGTGCAGGCTGAGGCAATCGCTCGCGAGGCCGGCGACGCGGCGACGTTGACCAGCGCCAATGCGTTCACAACGTCGGCGGTGCGGTCCGAAGCGATCCTGCGAGCCGAAGGCGACGCCCGCACGCTCTCGGCCGCGAACGCCTACACCGACACCCGGTTCACCGACCTTTCCGATCGCTTCACCGACTACCAGCGGAAAACCGACCGCGAACTTTCGGGCTTGAACGACCGGATGAACCGGCATTCGGCGATGACTTCGGCGATGATGCAGATGGCCATGAACGGCGCCAGCGGTGACTCCGAGCGCGGCCGACTTTCCGCTGGTGTGGGCTGGGCGAG